From the Calonectris borealis chromosome 4, bCalBor7.hap1.2, whole genome shotgun sequence genome, one window contains:
- the BMPR1B gene encoding bone morphogenetic protein receptor type-1B produces the protein MPLRSSGKLSMETRKEDGESTVPAPPQKKLSCQCHHHCPEDSVNSTCSTDGYCFTIIEEDESGGHLVTKGCLGLEGSDFQCRDTPIPHQRRSIECCTGQDYCNKHLHPTLPPLKNRDFAEGNIHHKALLISVTVCSILLVLIIIFCYFRYKRQETRPRYSIGLEQDETYIPPGESLKDLIEQSQSSGSGSGLPLLVQRTIAKQIQMVKQIGKGRYGEVWMGKWRGEKVAVKVFFTTEEASWFRETEIYQTVLMRHENILGFIAADIKGTGSWTQLYLITDYHENGSLYDYLKSTTLDTKAMLKLAYSSVSGLCHLHTEIFSTQGKPAIAHRDLKSKNILVKKNGTCCIADLGLAVKFISDTNEVDIPPNTRVGTKRYMPPEVLDESLNRNHFQSYIMADMYSFGLILWEIARRCVSGGIVEEYQLPYHDLVPSDPSYEDMREIVCIKRLRPSFPNRWSSDECLRQMGKLMMECWAHNPASRLTALRVKKTLAKMSESQDIKL, from the exons ATGCCCTTGCGAAGTTCTGGCAAGTTGAGCATGGAGACAAGAAAAGAAGATGGTGAGAGCACGGTGCCTGCCCCTCCGCAGAAGAAGCTGTCCTGTCAGTGTCACCACCACTGTCCTGAGGACTCAGTCAACAGCACCTGCAG CACTGATGGCTACTGCTTCACCATAATAGAAGAAGATGAGTCCGGTGGACATTTAGTCACCAAGGGATGTCTTGGATTAGAGGGCTCGGACTTCCAGTGTCGG GACACTCCTATTCCACACCAAAGAAGATCTATTGAATGTTGCACAGGCCAAGACTACTGTAACAAACACCTTCACCCTACTCTGCCACCACTGAAAAACCGAG ACTTCGCTGAAGGAAACATTCACCATAAGGCTCTGCTGATCTCGGTTACCGTTTGCAGCATACTTCTGGTGCTTATCATCATATTCTGCTACTTCAG GTACAAACGCCAAGAGACGAGGCCCCGCTACAGCATCGGGCTGGAGCAGGATGAGACCTACATTCCCCCTGGAGAGTCCCTGAAGGATTTGATCGAGCAGTCCCAGAGCTCAGGGAGCGGCTCCGGGCTCCCTCTCCTG GTTCAAAGGACCATCGCAAAACAGATTCAGATGGTAAAGCAGATTGGAAAAGGTCGCTATGGAGAAGTCTGGATGGGAAAGTGGCGTGGCGAAAAGGTAGCCGTGAAAGTGTTTTTTACCACGGAGGAGGCCAGCTGGTTCAGAGAAACAGAAATCTACCAGACTGTCCTGATGAGGCATGAAAATATTCTTG GATTCATTGCCGCAGACATTAAAGGTACAGGATCTTGGACCCAGCTGTATCTCATCACCGACTACCATGAGAACGGCTCACTTTATGATTATCTAAAATCTACTACCTTGGACACAAAAGCCATGCTAAAACTGGCTTACTCCTCCGTCAGTGGCTTGTGCCACCTGCACACTGAGATCTTCAGTACTCAGGGCAAACCCGCTATTGCCCACCGTGACCTAAAAAGTAAGAATATTCTGGTGAAAAAGAACGGCACCTGCTGTATAGCAGATTTGGGCTTGGCTGTTAAATTTATCAG tgacACAAACGAGGTAGACATACCTCCAAATACCCGTGTAGGAACAAAACGCTATATGCCTCCTGAGGTGCTGGATGAAAGCTTGAATAGAAATCACTTCCAGTCGTACATCATGGCTGATATGTACAGTTTTGGACTTATCCTTTGGGAGATAGCAAGGAGATGTGTTTCGGGAG GAATAGTTGAGGAATACCAGCTTCCGTACCACGACCTTGTGCCCAGCGACCCCTCGTATGAGGACATGCGGGAGATTGTGTGCATCAAGAGACTACGCCCTTCGTTTCCCAACAGGTGGAGCAGTGATGAG TGCCTACGGCAGATGGGGAAGCTGATGATGGAGTGCTGGGCTCACAACCCCGCCTCCCGGCTCACAGCCCTGCGGGTCAAGAAAACACTTGCCAAAATGTCAGAGTCGCAGGACATTAAACTCTGA